A part of Salvelinus alpinus chromosome 5, SLU_Salpinus.1, whole genome shotgun sequence genomic DNA contains:
- the LOC139575801 gene encoding nuclear factor of activated T-cells, cytoplasmic 3-like isoform X1 codes for MTTANCTGNEELDFRLIFGEDGQQQSLGPADLEPDDNTSFYILNVGQQSVVNNQSMGQSRNGSMQSHSHSQVISSSPNQRLQSHKVYDPNYEVQDNVNKNKSSPAGGGGGPPKAFECPSIQITSISPSCQQEMDANEDNLRVNDGDYHHGDRPLSRDHLYLPLDHSYRDSTLSPSPCSSLSSRSWFSDASSCESFSHVYDDVDSELNEAAARFTLGSPRTSPGCSPHPGVLEEGLWAGHQHHHPGFHHSHSSHSLSPRVSPCHSPRTSVTDENWLSPRPPSRPSSRPTSPCGKRRHSSADICYPVGSVSPHHSPIPTPEPSPRGSVTEDTWIGSASMGMFQCCPSEADIPSKTRKTSQDRTCSMGGKGDLGLDDSGNGSPLMDSPSEDTLHSLKKDGPGEQFLSVPSHFTWNKPKPGHTPIFRTSSLPPLDWPLPHLFGQYELKVEVHPKAHHRAHYETEGSRGAIKAASGGHPVVKLMGYNEKPVNLQMFIGTADDRYLRPHAFYQVHRITGKTVATASQEIIISSTKVLEIPLLPENNMSASSPPYLSCSIDCAGILKLRNSDIELRKGETDIGRKNTRVRVVFRVHIPQPNGKVLSLQAASIPVECSQRSAQELPQVEKASLTGCLVSGGEEMVITGSNFFPESKVIFLEKGPDGRPQWEVEAKIIREKSQGSSVVVEVPPYHSKTVTSAVQVHFYVCNGKRKRSQSQRFTYLSVLVKQEHNREEMEGPPAVPPMPGMSMPLAHAASLVCSTHTQLPSPEQGHPPDGLLSSSPRGLAAGPGSSLHTLQPACPLMGSPSFQHLPHLQGRGLHTPADCHMTFHPGPAPPNRPSYQHHPMQQSHTHPGHLSNLNPNLPYNGQPSLSMNTGGPQGYERMPYHQQQSDPGASHPHPMGLGMVYHSSPSTSTQQASSPHSPISTAPHSQPMTHSSSHLLSMGYHCPPNPSQVPSPTRPIHPMGQPSPTHPNHPMQPSPQLQRAMGGYHPTSQRSASCPTTSSAPPAHMVASPHSGPSSPQLHSLPYQSPTSPSPTGSPLGPPAHSPQASSPVMSSLSPGSCSSNPVQQHPLAPQQSPFPMEGESVNIKQEPEEREPTFRSIGLQDITLDDVNEIIGRDMSQSPGGGAQS; via the exons ATCTGGAGCCTGACGACAATACGTCGTTCTACATCCTCAATGTGGGCCAGCAGTCCGTGGTCAACAACCAGTCTATGGGCCAGTCACGCAATGGCAGCATGCAGTCTCACTCCCACTCCCAAGTCATCAGCTCCTCCCCCAATCAGCGCCTGCAGTCCCACAAGGTGTACGACCCCAACTATGAGGTCCAGGACAATGTCAATAAAAACAAATCCAGCCCTgcaggtgggggtggggggccTCCCAAAGCCTTTGAGTGTCCTAGCATCCAGATCACGTCTATCTCCCCCAGCTGTCAGCAGGAGATGGACGCTAACGAGGACAATCTTAGAGTTAATGATGGGGACTACCACCATGGGGACCGGCCCCTGTCCAGGGACCACCTGTACCTGCCCTTAGACCACTCATACCGGGACTCAACTCTCAGCCCGTCCCCCTGCAGCTCCCTGTCCTCCAGGAGCTGGTTCTCAGACGCCTCGTCCTGCGAGTCCTTCTCCCACGTGTACGATGATGTGGACTCTGAGCTGAACGAAGCGGCCGCAAGGTTTACCCTGGGGTCTCCCCGCACCTCCCCTGGCTGCTCCCCTCACCCTGGGGTCCTGGAGGAGGGTCTGTGGGCTGGGCATCAGCACCACCACCCTGGCTTTCACCACTCCCACTCCTCCCACTCCCTGTCCCCCCGAGTCTCCCCCTGCCACTCCCCACGCACCTCCGTCACCGACGAGAACTGGCTGAGCCCCCGGCCTCCGTCCCGCCCCTCCTCACGCCCCACCTCACCCTGCGGGAAGAGACGCCACTCCAGCGCAGACATCTGCTACCCGGTGGGCTCCGTGTCCCCACACCACTCCCCGATCCCCACCCCCGAGCCGTCCCCAAGGGGCAGCGTGACAGAGGACACCTGGATAGGAAGCGCCTCCATGGGCATGTTCCAGTGCTGCCCTTCCGAGGCAGACATCCCCTCCAAGACTAGGAAGACTTCCCAGGACCGGACATGCTCCATGGGGGGGAAGGGGGACCTAGGCCTGGACGACTCTGGGAACGGTTCCCCCCTCATGGACTCTCCCTCGGAAGACACCCTGCACTCCCTGAAGAAGGACGGGCCAGGGGAACAGTTTCTCTCAGTGCCCTCACATTTCACATGGAACAAACCCAAACCAGGACACACACCCATCTTCAG GACCTCCTCCCTGCCCCCCCTGGACTGGCCCCTGCCCCACCTGTTTGGCCAGTACGAGCTGAAGGTTGAGGTGCACCCCAAGGCCCACCACCGAGCGCACTACGAGACGGAGGGAAGCAGAGGGGCGATCAAAGCTGCATCAGGTGGTCATCCTGTTGTCAAG CTGATGGGCTACAACGAGAAGCCTGTCAACCTACAGATGTTCATCGGCACGGCAGACGACCGCTACCTCAGACCTCACGCCTTCTACCAGGTGCATCGGATCACTGGGAAAACGGTGGCCACCGCCAGCCAGGAgatcatcatctccagcaccaaagTTCTCGAGATTCCTCTGCTTCCCGAAAACAATATGTCTGCCAG ctcccctccctatctctcttgcAGTATTGACTGTGCTGGCATCCTGAAGCTGCGGAACTCAGACATTGAGCTGCGGAAGGGGGAGACTGATATCGGGCGGAAGAACACGCGTGTGCGAGTGGTGTTTCGTGTTCACATTCCCCAGCCCAATGGGAAGGTTCTCTCTCTACAGGCTGCATCCATCCCTGTGGAGTGTT CCCAGCGTTCGGCCCAGGAGCTTCCCCAGGTAGAGAAGGCCAGTCTGACCGGCTGTCTGGTCAGCgggggagaggagatggtcatCACAGGATCCAACTTCTTCCCCGAATCAAAGGTCATATTCCTGGAGAAGGGCCCTG ATGGAAGACCCCAGTGGGAAGTGGAGGCGAAAATCATCCGTGAGAAAAGTCAAGGA TCGAGCGTCGTAGTGGAGGTCCCTCCCTACCACAGTAAGACCGTGACCTCGGCTGTTCAGGTGCACTTTTACGTGTGTAACGGCAAACGGAAAAGGAGCCAATCACAACGCTTCACTTACCTGTCAG TCCTGGTGAAGCAGGAGCACAACAGAGAAGAGATGGAAGGGCCCCCTGCTGTGCCCCCCATGCCTGGTATGTCCATGCCCCTGGCCCATGCTGCCAGCCTGGTCTGCAGTACCCACACCCAGCTACCTTCCCCTGAGCAGGGCCACCCACCGGACGGCCTTCTGTCCAGCTCTCCCCGGGGCCTGGCTGCGGGCCCCGGCTCCAGCCTCCATACTCTGCAGCCTGCCTGCCCCCTCATGGGCTCCCCCTCCTTCCAGCACCTGCCTCACCTCCAGGGCCGAGGCCTCCACACGCCTGCTGACTGCCACATGACGTTCCATCCGGGCCCAGCCCCTCCCAACAGGCCCTCCTACCAACACCATCCTATGCAGCAGAGTCACACCCACCCCGGCCACCTAAGCAACCTAAATCCCAACCTGCCCTACAATGGCCAGCCCAGCCTTTCCATGAACACTGGGGGTCCGCAGGGCTATGAGAGGATGCCTTACCACCAGCAGCAGTCTGACCCTGGGGCCTCCCACCCCCACCCCATGGGGCTGGGTATGGTGTACCACTCCTCCCCATCTACCTCCACCCAGCAGGCCTCCAGCCCCCACAGCCCCATCTCCACGGCGCCCCACAGCCAGCCCATGACCCACTCCTCATCTCACCTGCTCTCCATGGGCTACCACTGCCCCCCCAACCCCAGCCAGGTGCCCTCGCCCACCCGACCCATCCACCCCATGGGCCAGCCCTCACCCACCCACCCCAACCATCCGATGCAGCCCTCCCCCCAGCTGCAGAGAGCTATGGGGGGCTACCACCCCACCAGCCAGAGGTCTGCCTCCTGTCCCACTACATCCAGTGCCCCTCCAGCCCACATGGTTGCCTCGCCCCATTCCGGGCCATCCTCCCCCCAGCTCCACTCCCTGCCCTACCAGtctcccacctccccctcccccaccggCAGCCCTCTGGGCCCCCCAGCACACAGTCCCCAGGCCAGCAGCCCTGTCATGTCCAGCCTGTCCCCAGGCTCATGCAGCAGCAACCCCGTGCAGCAGCACCCCCTTGCCCCCCAGCAGAGCCCCTTCCCTATGGAGGGGGAGAGTGTGAACATCAAGCAGGAGCCGGAGGAGAGAGAGCCCACCTTCAGATCCATCGGCCTGCAGGACATCACATTGGACGACG
- the LOC139575801 gene encoding nuclear factor of activated T-cells, cytoplasmic 3-like isoform X2 has protein sequence MTTANCTGNEELDFRLIFGEDGQQQSLGPADLEPDDNTSFYILNVGQQSVVNNQSMGQSRNGSMQSHSHSQVISSSPNQRLQSHKVYDPNYEVQDNVNKNKSSPAGGGGGPPKAFECPSIQITSISPSCQQEMDANEDNLRVNDGDYHHGDRPLSRDHLYLPLDHSYRDSTLSPSPCSSLSSRSWFSDASSCESFSHVYDDVDSELNEAAARFTLGSPRTSPGCSPHPGVLEEGLWAGHQHHHPGFHHSHSSHSLSPRVSPCHSPRTSVTDENWLSPRPPSRPSSRPTSPCGKRRHSSADICYPVGSVSPHHSPIPTPEPSPRGSVTEDTWIGSASMGMFQCCPSEADIPSKTRKTSQDRTCSMGGKGDLGLDDSGNGSPLMDSPSEDTLHSLKKDGPGEQFLSVPSHFTWNKPKPGHTPIFRTSSLPPLDWPLPHLFGQYELKVEVHPKAHHRAHYETEGSRGAIKAASGGHPVVKLMGYNEKPVNLQMFIGTADDRYLRPHAFYQVHRITGKTVATASQEIIISSTKVLEIPLLPENNMSASIDCAGILKLRNSDIELRKGETDIGRKNTRVRVVFRVHIPQPNGKVLSLQAASIPVECSQRSAQELPQVEKASLTGCLVSGGEEMVITGSNFFPESKVIFLEKGPDGRPQWEVEAKIIREKSQGSSVVVEVPPYHSKTVTSAVQVHFYVCNGKRKRSQSQRFTYLSVLVKQEHNREEMEGPPAVPPMPGMSMPLAHAASLVCSTHTQLPSPEQGHPPDGLLSSSPRGLAAGPGSSLHTLQPACPLMGSPSFQHLPHLQGRGLHTPADCHMTFHPGPAPPNRPSYQHHPMQQSHTHPGHLSNLNPNLPYNGQPSLSMNTGGPQGYERMPYHQQQSDPGASHPHPMGLGMVYHSSPSTSTQQASSPHSPISTAPHSQPMTHSSSHLLSMGYHCPPNPSQVPSPTRPIHPMGQPSPTHPNHPMQPSPQLQRAMGGYHPTSQRSASCPTTSSAPPAHMVASPHSGPSSPQLHSLPYQSPTSPSPTGSPLGPPAHSPQASSPVMSSLSPGSCSSNPVQQHPLAPQQSPFPMEGESVNIKQEPEEREPTFRSIGLQDITLDDVNEIIGRDMSQSPGGGAQS, from the exons ATCTGGAGCCTGACGACAATACGTCGTTCTACATCCTCAATGTGGGCCAGCAGTCCGTGGTCAACAACCAGTCTATGGGCCAGTCACGCAATGGCAGCATGCAGTCTCACTCCCACTCCCAAGTCATCAGCTCCTCCCCCAATCAGCGCCTGCAGTCCCACAAGGTGTACGACCCCAACTATGAGGTCCAGGACAATGTCAATAAAAACAAATCCAGCCCTgcaggtgggggtggggggccTCCCAAAGCCTTTGAGTGTCCTAGCATCCAGATCACGTCTATCTCCCCCAGCTGTCAGCAGGAGATGGACGCTAACGAGGACAATCTTAGAGTTAATGATGGGGACTACCACCATGGGGACCGGCCCCTGTCCAGGGACCACCTGTACCTGCCCTTAGACCACTCATACCGGGACTCAACTCTCAGCCCGTCCCCCTGCAGCTCCCTGTCCTCCAGGAGCTGGTTCTCAGACGCCTCGTCCTGCGAGTCCTTCTCCCACGTGTACGATGATGTGGACTCTGAGCTGAACGAAGCGGCCGCAAGGTTTACCCTGGGGTCTCCCCGCACCTCCCCTGGCTGCTCCCCTCACCCTGGGGTCCTGGAGGAGGGTCTGTGGGCTGGGCATCAGCACCACCACCCTGGCTTTCACCACTCCCACTCCTCCCACTCCCTGTCCCCCCGAGTCTCCCCCTGCCACTCCCCACGCACCTCCGTCACCGACGAGAACTGGCTGAGCCCCCGGCCTCCGTCCCGCCCCTCCTCACGCCCCACCTCACCCTGCGGGAAGAGACGCCACTCCAGCGCAGACATCTGCTACCCGGTGGGCTCCGTGTCCCCACACCACTCCCCGATCCCCACCCCCGAGCCGTCCCCAAGGGGCAGCGTGACAGAGGACACCTGGATAGGAAGCGCCTCCATGGGCATGTTCCAGTGCTGCCCTTCCGAGGCAGACATCCCCTCCAAGACTAGGAAGACTTCCCAGGACCGGACATGCTCCATGGGGGGGAAGGGGGACCTAGGCCTGGACGACTCTGGGAACGGTTCCCCCCTCATGGACTCTCCCTCGGAAGACACCCTGCACTCCCTGAAGAAGGACGGGCCAGGGGAACAGTTTCTCTCAGTGCCCTCACATTTCACATGGAACAAACCCAAACCAGGACACACACCCATCTTCAG GACCTCCTCCCTGCCCCCCCTGGACTGGCCCCTGCCCCACCTGTTTGGCCAGTACGAGCTGAAGGTTGAGGTGCACCCCAAGGCCCACCACCGAGCGCACTACGAGACGGAGGGAAGCAGAGGGGCGATCAAAGCTGCATCAGGTGGTCATCCTGTTGTCAAG CTGATGGGCTACAACGAGAAGCCTGTCAACCTACAGATGTTCATCGGCACGGCAGACGACCGCTACCTCAGACCTCACGCCTTCTACCAGGTGCATCGGATCACTGGGAAAACGGTGGCCACCGCCAGCCAGGAgatcatcatctccagcaccaaagTTCTCGAGATTCCTCTGCTTCCCGAAAACAATATGTCTGCCAG TATTGACTGTGCTGGCATCCTGAAGCTGCGGAACTCAGACATTGAGCTGCGGAAGGGGGAGACTGATATCGGGCGGAAGAACACGCGTGTGCGAGTGGTGTTTCGTGTTCACATTCCCCAGCCCAATGGGAAGGTTCTCTCTCTACAGGCTGCATCCATCCCTGTGGAGTGTT CCCAGCGTTCGGCCCAGGAGCTTCCCCAGGTAGAGAAGGCCAGTCTGACCGGCTGTCTGGTCAGCgggggagaggagatggtcatCACAGGATCCAACTTCTTCCCCGAATCAAAGGTCATATTCCTGGAGAAGGGCCCTG ATGGAAGACCCCAGTGGGAAGTGGAGGCGAAAATCATCCGTGAGAAAAGTCAAGGA TCGAGCGTCGTAGTGGAGGTCCCTCCCTACCACAGTAAGACCGTGACCTCGGCTGTTCAGGTGCACTTTTACGTGTGTAACGGCAAACGGAAAAGGAGCCAATCACAACGCTTCACTTACCTGTCAG TCCTGGTGAAGCAGGAGCACAACAGAGAAGAGATGGAAGGGCCCCCTGCTGTGCCCCCCATGCCTGGTATGTCCATGCCCCTGGCCCATGCTGCCAGCCTGGTCTGCAGTACCCACACCCAGCTACCTTCCCCTGAGCAGGGCCACCCACCGGACGGCCTTCTGTCCAGCTCTCCCCGGGGCCTGGCTGCGGGCCCCGGCTCCAGCCTCCATACTCTGCAGCCTGCCTGCCCCCTCATGGGCTCCCCCTCCTTCCAGCACCTGCCTCACCTCCAGGGCCGAGGCCTCCACACGCCTGCTGACTGCCACATGACGTTCCATCCGGGCCCAGCCCCTCCCAACAGGCCCTCCTACCAACACCATCCTATGCAGCAGAGTCACACCCACCCCGGCCACCTAAGCAACCTAAATCCCAACCTGCCCTACAATGGCCAGCCCAGCCTTTCCATGAACACTGGGGGTCCGCAGGGCTATGAGAGGATGCCTTACCACCAGCAGCAGTCTGACCCTGGGGCCTCCCACCCCCACCCCATGGGGCTGGGTATGGTGTACCACTCCTCCCCATCTACCTCCACCCAGCAGGCCTCCAGCCCCCACAGCCCCATCTCCACGGCGCCCCACAGCCAGCCCATGACCCACTCCTCATCTCACCTGCTCTCCATGGGCTACCACTGCCCCCCCAACCCCAGCCAGGTGCCCTCGCCCACCCGACCCATCCACCCCATGGGCCAGCCCTCACCCACCCACCCCAACCATCCGATGCAGCCCTCCCCCCAGCTGCAGAGAGCTATGGGGGGCTACCACCCCACCAGCCAGAGGTCTGCCTCCTGTCCCACTACATCCAGTGCCCCTCCAGCCCACATGGTTGCCTCGCCCCATTCCGGGCCATCCTCCCCCCAGCTCCACTCCCTGCCCTACCAGtctcccacctccccctcccccaccggCAGCCCTCTGGGCCCCCCAGCACACAGTCCCCAGGCCAGCAGCCCTGTCATGTCCAGCCTGTCCCCAGGCTCATGCAGCAGCAACCCCGTGCAGCAGCACCCCCTTGCCCCCCAGCAGAGCCCCTTCCCTATGGAGGGGGAGAGTGTGAACATCAAGCAGGAGCCGGAGGAGAGAGAGCCCACCTTCAGATCCATCGGCCTGCAGGACATCACATTGGACGACG
- the LOC139575801 gene encoding nuclear factor of activated T-cells, cytoplasmic 3-like isoform X3, whose product MLCATSTDLEPDDNTSFYILNVGQQSVVNNQSMGQSRNGSMQSHSHSQVISSSPNQRLQSHKVYDPNYEVQDNVNKNKSSPAGGGGGPPKAFECPSIQITSISPSCQQEMDANEDNLRVNDGDYHHGDRPLSRDHLYLPLDHSYRDSTLSPSPCSSLSSRSWFSDASSCESFSHVYDDVDSELNEAAARFTLGSPRTSPGCSPHPGVLEEGLWAGHQHHHPGFHHSHSSHSLSPRVSPCHSPRTSVTDENWLSPRPPSRPSSRPTSPCGKRRHSSADICYPVGSVSPHHSPIPTPEPSPRGSVTEDTWIGSASMGMFQCCPSEADIPSKTRKTSQDRTCSMGGKGDLGLDDSGNGSPLMDSPSEDTLHSLKKDGPGEQFLSVPSHFTWNKPKPGHTPIFRTSSLPPLDWPLPHLFGQYELKVEVHPKAHHRAHYETEGSRGAIKAASGGHPVVKLMGYNEKPVNLQMFIGTADDRYLRPHAFYQVHRITGKTVATASQEIIISSTKVLEIPLLPENNMSASSPPYLSCSIDCAGILKLRNSDIELRKGETDIGRKNTRVRVVFRVHIPQPNGKVLSLQAASIPVECSQRSAQELPQVEKASLTGCLVSGGEEMVITGSNFFPESKVIFLEKGPDGRPQWEVEAKIIREKSQGSSVVVEVPPYHSKTVTSAVQVHFYVCNGKRKRSQSQRFTYLSVLVKQEHNREEMEGPPAVPPMPGMSMPLAHAASLVCSTHTQLPSPEQGHPPDGLLSSSPRGLAAGPGSSLHTLQPACPLMGSPSFQHLPHLQGRGLHTPADCHMTFHPGPAPPNRPSYQHHPMQQSHTHPGHLSNLNPNLPYNGQPSLSMNTGGPQGYERMPYHQQQSDPGASHPHPMGLGMVYHSSPSTSTQQASSPHSPISTAPHSQPMTHSSSHLLSMGYHCPPNPSQVPSPTRPIHPMGQPSPTHPNHPMQPSPQLQRAMGGYHPTSQRSASCPTTSSAPPAHMVASPHSGPSSPQLHSLPYQSPTSPSPTGSPLGPPAHSPQASSPVMSSLSPGSCSSNPVQQHPLAPQQSPFPMEGESVNIKQEPEEREPTFRSIGLQDITLDDVNEIIGRDMSQSPGGGAQS is encoded by the exons ATCTGGAGCCTGACGACAATACGTCGTTCTACATCCTCAATGTGGGCCAGCAGTCCGTGGTCAACAACCAGTCTATGGGCCAGTCACGCAATGGCAGCATGCAGTCTCACTCCCACTCCCAAGTCATCAGCTCCTCCCCCAATCAGCGCCTGCAGTCCCACAAGGTGTACGACCCCAACTATGAGGTCCAGGACAATGTCAATAAAAACAAATCCAGCCCTgcaggtgggggtggggggccTCCCAAAGCCTTTGAGTGTCCTAGCATCCAGATCACGTCTATCTCCCCCAGCTGTCAGCAGGAGATGGACGCTAACGAGGACAATCTTAGAGTTAATGATGGGGACTACCACCATGGGGACCGGCCCCTGTCCAGGGACCACCTGTACCTGCCCTTAGACCACTCATACCGGGACTCAACTCTCAGCCCGTCCCCCTGCAGCTCCCTGTCCTCCAGGAGCTGGTTCTCAGACGCCTCGTCCTGCGAGTCCTTCTCCCACGTGTACGATGATGTGGACTCTGAGCTGAACGAAGCGGCCGCAAGGTTTACCCTGGGGTCTCCCCGCACCTCCCCTGGCTGCTCCCCTCACCCTGGGGTCCTGGAGGAGGGTCTGTGGGCTGGGCATCAGCACCACCACCCTGGCTTTCACCACTCCCACTCCTCCCACTCCCTGTCCCCCCGAGTCTCCCCCTGCCACTCCCCACGCACCTCCGTCACCGACGAGAACTGGCTGAGCCCCCGGCCTCCGTCCCGCCCCTCCTCACGCCCCACCTCACCCTGCGGGAAGAGACGCCACTCCAGCGCAGACATCTGCTACCCGGTGGGCTCCGTGTCCCCACACCACTCCCCGATCCCCACCCCCGAGCCGTCCCCAAGGGGCAGCGTGACAGAGGACACCTGGATAGGAAGCGCCTCCATGGGCATGTTCCAGTGCTGCCCTTCCGAGGCAGACATCCCCTCCAAGACTAGGAAGACTTCCCAGGACCGGACATGCTCCATGGGGGGGAAGGGGGACCTAGGCCTGGACGACTCTGGGAACGGTTCCCCCCTCATGGACTCTCCCTCGGAAGACACCCTGCACTCCCTGAAGAAGGACGGGCCAGGGGAACAGTTTCTCTCAGTGCCCTCACATTTCACATGGAACAAACCCAAACCAGGACACACACCCATCTTCAG GACCTCCTCCCTGCCCCCCCTGGACTGGCCCCTGCCCCACCTGTTTGGCCAGTACGAGCTGAAGGTTGAGGTGCACCCCAAGGCCCACCACCGAGCGCACTACGAGACGGAGGGAAGCAGAGGGGCGATCAAAGCTGCATCAGGTGGTCATCCTGTTGTCAAG CTGATGGGCTACAACGAGAAGCCTGTCAACCTACAGATGTTCATCGGCACGGCAGACGACCGCTACCTCAGACCTCACGCCTTCTACCAGGTGCATCGGATCACTGGGAAAACGGTGGCCACCGCCAGCCAGGAgatcatcatctccagcaccaaagTTCTCGAGATTCCTCTGCTTCCCGAAAACAATATGTCTGCCAG ctcccctccctatctctcttgcAGTATTGACTGTGCTGGCATCCTGAAGCTGCGGAACTCAGACATTGAGCTGCGGAAGGGGGAGACTGATATCGGGCGGAAGAACACGCGTGTGCGAGTGGTGTTTCGTGTTCACATTCCCCAGCCCAATGGGAAGGTTCTCTCTCTACAGGCTGCATCCATCCCTGTGGAGTGTT CCCAGCGTTCGGCCCAGGAGCTTCCCCAGGTAGAGAAGGCCAGTCTGACCGGCTGTCTGGTCAGCgggggagaggagatggtcatCACAGGATCCAACTTCTTCCCCGAATCAAAGGTCATATTCCTGGAGAAGGGCCCTG ATGGAAGACCCCAGTGGGAAGTGGAGGCGAAAATCATCCGTGAGAAAAGTCAAGGA TCGAGCGTCGTAGTGGAGGTCCCTCCCTACCACAGTAAGACCGTGACCTCGGCTGTTCAGGTGCACTTTTACGTGTGTAACGGCAAACGGAAAAGGAGCCAATCACAACGCTTCACTTACCTGTCAG TCCTGGTGAAGCAGGAGCACAACAGAGAAGAGATGGAAGGGCCCCCTGCTGTGCCCCCCATGCCTGGTATGTCCATGCCCCTGGCCCATGCTGCCAGCCTGGTCTGCAGTACCCACACCCAGCTACCTTCCCCTGAGCAGGGCCACCCACCGGACGGCCTTCTGTCCAGCTCTCCCCGGGGCCTGGCTGCGGGCCCCGGCTCCAGCCTCCATACTCTGCAGCCTGCCTGCCCCCTCATGGGCTCCCCCTCCTTCCAGCACCTGCCTCACCTCCAGGGCCGAGGCCTCCACACGCCTGCTGACTGCCACATGACGTTCCATCCGGGCCCAGCCCCTCCCAACAGGCCCTCCTACCAACACCATCCTATGCAGCAGAGTCACACCCACCCCGGCCACCTAAGCAACCTAAATCCCAACCTGCCCTACAATGGCCAGCCCAGCCTTTCCATGAACACTGGGGGTCCGCAGGGCTATGAGAGGATGCCTTACCACCAGCAGCAGTCTGACCCTGGGGCCTCCCACCCCCACCCCATGGGGCTGGGTATGGTGTACCACTCCTCCCCATCTACCTCCACCCAGCAGGCCTCCAGCCCCCACAGCCCCATCTCCACGGCGCCCCACAGCCAGCCCATGACCCACTCCTCATCTCACCTGCTCTCCATGGGCTACCACTGCCCCCCCAACCCCAGCCAGGTGCCCTCGCCCACCCGACCCATCCACCCCATGGGCCAGCCCTCACCCACCCACCCCAACCATCCGATGCAGCCCTCCCCCCAGCTGCAGAGAGCTATGGGGGGCTACCACCCCACCAGCCAGAGGTCTGCCTCCTGTCCCACTACATCCAGTGCCCCTCCAGCCCACATGGTTGCCTCGCCCCATTCCGGGCCATCCTCCCCCCAGCTCCACTCCCTGCCCTACCAGtctcccacctccccctcccccaccggCAGCCCTCTGGGCCCCCCAGCACACAGTCCCCAGGCCAGCAGCCCTGTCATGTCCAGCCTGTCCCCAGGCTCATGCAGCAGCAACCCCGTGCAGCAGCACCCCCTTGCCCCCCAGCAGAGCCCCTTCCCTATGGAGGGGGAGAGTGTGAACATCAAGCAGGAGCCGGAGGAGAGAGAGCCCACCTTCAGATCCATCGGCCTGCAGGACATCACATTGGACGACG